In the Staphylococcus sp. IVB6240 genome, one interval contains:
- a CDS encoding AAA family ATPase, whose translation MKIKSVEIYGYGQFVKRKVEFNQHITQIFGENEAGKSTLQAFIHSILFGFPTRKENEPRLEPRMGNQYGGRVTLILDDHTEVDVERVKGSAQGDVKVYLPNGAIKDETWLKEHLNYIDKRTYQDIFSFNVLGLQDIHKHMTENQLQNFLMQAGALGSTEFIGMRDLIHKKKQALYKKAGQQPEINQKLNELKEVELQIRDTSTQLESYQRLIETRDKAMGRLETVKTNLDQLTSFFEEKQKELALHDQVQEWKALESDLNVEPVTFPEQGIDRYEAAKIQTQQLERDIGLREEKFKQLQLDNDHRLIPSQDAVKQVDDIAKQEEVIKQYERDLNQLSRDIEYAEREIEGLKSNIGWQEVYDDVDTSDVQKSYVSDALKDKRNHQYNFKQYEELLDEHVITRQSHENELAELQKELVPDETFEQKKVYENRSLELHEKRNLFVKMKEAFDNEQQAKRKQQNMLRSIFIVMALITAGMAVYAFMMPAMLFASIFAVLAVLFFIAVFTIKTKEVGHNERFAEEIQALEQEVKNLEETYDLNFDLSDQYQLRDRIDQRKQNLALSAKKQQQLQQKLEIAQAQQQESIEKVEGIRNDLHVSSKLSDELLLDALQTIQSIKTQKANLTKAQENKAQIKEKLEVFYRNSETAFSPHIEQFNRVSVFHDVRQWLKHVQSETMKFDRNKEQLQLLENEIKHLKQRLNDNNGVIEKLFGFTGAIDEESYYRHHDRFVNYSQSMSRYNDLTHFLKNQDYNYEKSSELSSKTTAQIEAEHQELEFQIDDYNEKFLTLQSEVSDLTAQINQMETDNTLRHLKHKYQLLRGQLNDMAEDWAALSYLEALVDAHIKQIKDERLPKVVQEATEIFTHLTDGQYTQVTYENEKVMVRHKDGQMYHPLELSQSTKELLYFALRISLIKILKPYYSLPIIIDDAFVHFDAVRKKRMMAFLKTMPEHYQILYFTCNQDTTFPTKYSITLNKLEK comes from the coding sequence ATGAAGATTAAGTCGGTAGAGATTTATGGTTATGGTCAATTTGTTAAACGTAAAGTTGAATTTAATCAACATATCACGCAAATATTTGGCGAAAATGAAGCGGGTAAGTCAACATTACAAGCCTTTATCCACTCAATTCTATTTGGTTTCCCAACACGAAAAGAGAATGAACCGAGATTAGAACCGCGTATGGGGAATCAATATGGTGGCCGTGTAACGCTCATTTTAGACGATCACACAGAAGTAGATGTTGAACGTGTCAAAGGAAGTGCACAAGGTGATGTGAAAGTGTATCTCCCTAATGGCGCGATTAAAGATGAAACTTGGTTAAAAGAACACCTGAATTATATTGATAAACGTACGTACCAAGATATTTTTTCTTTTAACGTACTAGGATTGCAAGATATTCATAAACATATGACAGAAAATCAATTGCAAAACTTTTTGATGCAAGCAGGTGCATTAGGTTCTACTGAATTTATTGGAATGCGCGACTTAATTCATAAGAAAAAACAAGCACTCTATAAAAAAGCTGGTCAACAGCCAGAGATTAATCAAAAGTTAAATGAATTAAAAGAAGTTGAGTTACAGATTCGCGATACGTCAACACAACTTGAATCGTATCAAAGACTTATCGAAACGCGTGACAAAGCCATGGGGCGTCTTGAAACAGTAAAAACAAATCTAGACCAACTGACATCATTTTTTGAAGAAAAACAAAAGGAACTAGCGCTACATGATCAAGTTCAAGAGTGGAAGGCGTTAGAATCAGATTTGAACGTCGAACCAGTGACATTCCCAGAGCAAGGAATTGATCGCTATGAAGCGGCTAAAATTCAGACACAACAACTTGAACGTGATATCGGTTTACGAGAAGAAAAGTTTAAGCAATTACAATTAGACAATGACCACCGCTTGATACCAAGTCAGGATGCTGTTAAACAAGTTGATGATATCGCCAAACAAGAAGAAGTCATTAAGCAATATGAACGTGATTTAAATCAATTATCACGTGATATAGAATATGCAGAGCGTGAGATTGAAGGCTTAAAATCAAATATTGGTTGGCAAGAAGTATATGATGATGTGGATACGTCTGATGTGCAAAAAAGTTATGTCAGTGATGCGTTAAAAGATAAGAGAAATCATCAATATAATTTCAAGCAATATGAAGAACTACTTGATGAACATGTGATCACACGTCAATCTCATGAAAATGAACTTGCCGAACTTCAAAAAGAATTGGTACCAGATGAAACATTTGAACAGAAAAAGGTATATGAAAACCGCTCTTTAGAATTGCATGAAAAGCGTAATCTCTTCGTTAAAATGAAAGAAGCATTTGATAACGAACAACAAGCTAAACGTAAACAGCAGAATATGTTACGTTCCATTTTCATTGTGATGGCACTGATTACTGCAGGTATGGCTGTTTACGCATTCATGATGCCAGCTATGTTATTTGCTTCGATTTTTGCTGTGTTAGCTGTGCTATTCTTTATTGCCGTCTTTACAATCAAAACGAAGGAAGTTGGACATAACGAACGTTTTGCAGAAGAGATTCAAGCACTCGAACAAGAAGTGAAAAATCTAGAAGAAACTTATGACTTAAACTTTGATTTATCAGATCAATATCAACTAAGAGATCGCATTGATCAACGCAAACAAAACTTAGCACTTTCTGCCAAAAAACAACAACAGTTACAACAAAAATTAGAAATAGCACAAGCGCAACAACAAGAAAGTATTGAGAAAGTGGAAGGCATTCGTAATGACTTACATGTATCATCTAAGTTATCAGATGAATTGTTATTAGATGCACTTCAAACAATCCAATCTATTAAAACACAAAAAGCTAACTTAACAAAAGCTCAAGAAAATAAAGCGCAAATCAAAGAAAAATTAGAAGTGTTTTATCGAAATTCTGAAACAGCATTCTCACCACATATCGAGCAATTCAATCGTGTATCAGTCTTTCATGATGTTCGCCAATGGTTAAAACATGTCCAATCTGAAACAATGAAATTTGACCGCAATAAAGAGCAATTACAATTACTTGAAAATGAAATTAAACACTTGAAACAACGATTAAACGATAATAATGGTGTGATTGAAAAATTATTCGGATTTACAGGTGCTATTGATGAAGAAAGCTACTATAGACATCATGATCGTTTTGTAAATTATTCACAGTCTATGTCACGTTACAATGACTTAACACATTTCTTAAAAAATCAGGATTACAATTATGAAAAAAGTTCAGAGTTAAGTAGTAAAACAACGGCACAAATAGAAGCAGAACATCAAGAATTAGAGTTTCAAATTGATGACTATAATGAGAAATTCCTTACACTGCAAAGTGAAGTGAGTGATCTAACAGCCCAAATCAATCAAATGGAAACGGATAATACATTACGTCATCTGAAGCACAAATATCAATTATTACGTGGTCAACTAAATGATATGGCTGAAGATTGGGCTGCTTTAAGTTATCTTGAAGCATTGGTAGATGCACATATTAAACAAATTAAAGATGAGCGTTTACCGAAAGTGGTACAAGAGGCAACAGAAATCTTCACACATTTGACTGATGGACAATATACACAAGTGACGTATGAAAATGAGAAAGTCATGGTACGCCATAAAGATGGCCAAATGTACCATCCTTTAGAACTGAGTCAATCAACAAAAGAATTATTGTATTTTGCTTTACGTATTAGCTTGATCAAAATTTTAAAACCATATTATTCATTACCAATCATTATTGATGACGCATTCGTACACTTTGATGCTGTGCGTAAGAAACGTATGATGGCATTCTTAAAAACGATGCCTGAGCATTATCAAATTCTGTACTTCACATGTAATCAGGACACAACATTTCCAACAAAATATAGTATTACATTGAATAAACTAGAGAAATAA
- a CDS encoding DNA repair exonuclease: MVKFLHCADLHLDSPFVSKQHLSPSILKDVENSAYESFKNIVDVALREGVDFVLISGDLFDQRNRTLKAEIFLKEEFERLRKEQIFVYIVHGNHDPLSERITSEWPDNVTVFSNNVETYQAITKTGEHVHIHGFSYETLSSYENKIDDYSLNEDRQVVHIGMLHGTYSKSGVSDRYTEFRIEDLNKKLYHYWALGHIHKREQLSDLPEIHYPGNIQGRHFKEQGEKGCLIVEGDHVKLETRFVPTQFIRFESATIDITDITQQGIYETIQAFKQSVRGLGRSFYRLQLNVPGDERIDYQTLEQVKAMIVDFEENEQHFVMIDTLDVNYTELETHSIRREFSDELLQQDDIYESALSDLYMNPKASKYLDHYMKHDREALIERAEAMIQAELKGAENR, translated from the coding sequence TTGGTTAAATTTTTGCATTGTGCTGACTTACATCTTGATAGTCCTTTTGTATCCAAGCAGCATCTCAGTCCAAGTATTCTTAAAGATGTAGAGAATAGTGCGTATGAGAGTTTTAAAAATATCGTTGATGTCGCATTACGTGAAGGTGTTGATTTTGTCCTGATAAGTGGTGATTTGTTTGATCAGCGCAATCGAACACTTAAAGCAGAAATCTTTCTAAAAGAAGAATTTGAACGTCTTAGAAAAGAACAGATTTTTGTTTATATTGTCCATGGGAATCATGATCCATTATCAGAACGTATTACATCTGAATGGCCAGATAATGTGACTGTGTTTTCAAATAATGTAGAGACTTATCAAGCAATTACAAAGACTGGTGAACATGTACATATTCATGGTTTTAGTTATGAAACATTATCAAGTTATGAAAATAAAATTGACGATTATTCGTTGAATGAAGATCGTCAAGTGGTTCATATTGGTATGTTACATGGAACTTATAGTAAATCCGGTGTTTCTGATCGTTATACAGAATTTCGAATTGAAGATTTAAACAAGAAACTTTATCATTATTGGGCGCTTGGTCATATTCATAAACGTGAGCAACTAAGTGATTTACCAGAAATTCATTATCCAGGTAATATTCAAGGGCGACATTTTAAAGAACAAGGTGAAAAGGGCTGCCTGATTGTTGAAGGTGATCACGTGAAGCTTGAGACACGCTTTGTACCGACACAATTCATTCGCTTTGAATCTGCTACAATTGATATTACTGATATCACACAACAAGGGATTTATGAGACGATACAAGCGTTTAAGCAAAGTGTTCGAGGGTTAGGTCGTTCATTTTACCGTTTACAATTAAATGTACCTGGCGATGAACGTATTGATTATCAAACATTAGAACAAGTGAAGGCAATGATTGTTGATTTTGAAGAAAATGAACAACATTTTGTGATGATCGATACTCTGGATGTTAATTATACAGAATTAGAAACACATTCTATCCGACGAGAATTTTCAGATGAATTATTACAGCAAGATGATATCTATGAATCTGCATTAAGTGATCTTTACATGAATCCGAAAGCTTCGAAGTACTTAGATCATTATATGAAACATGATCGTGAAGCGTTAATTGAGCGTGCTGAAGCAATGATTCAAGCAGAATTGAAGGGAGCTGAAAATAGATGA
- a CDS encoding YlbF/YmcA family competence regulator encodes MAVNLYDYANKLEQALRESDEYQAIKDAYAKVNANADSKKLFDEFRETQLNFQQKQMQGEQVTEEEIKQAQEQAQEIEKDENISELMNAEQKMSQVFQEINQIIVKPLDEIYQD; translated from the coding sequence ATGGCTGTAAATTTATATGATTATGCAAACAAATTAGAACAAGCGTTACGTGAAAGTGACGAGTATCAAGCAATCAAAGATGCATATGCAAAAGTAAATGCAAATGCAGATTCAAAAAAATTATTTGATGAATTCCGTGAAACACAATTAAACTTCCAACAAAAACAAATGCAAGGTGAACAAGTAACGGAAGAAGAAATCAAACAAGCGCAAGAACAAGCGCAAGAAATTGAAAAAGATGAAAACATCTCTGAATTAATGAATGCTGAACAAAAAATGAGTCAAGTATTCCAAGAAATCAATCAAATCATCGTTAAACCATTAGACGAAATTTACCAAGACTAA
- a CDS encoding DUF445 family protein — MQALLVILSMMFIGAVIGGVTNMIAVKMLFHPFKPYYLFGKRVPFTPGLIPKRRGEIAVKIGQVVEDHLLTESLIREKLDAPEMRQTIKQTVTNQVERLKQDDMTIQTLAEHFDIEVVNTSNQWIDKFVTEQLRSKYEMHNQHALEEIVPTEVVSVLDKKVSELDGMLLDKARNYLQSDKGYNDICEMLDTFFIEKGKIISMLQMFMTKEAIADRIQTELIRLTNHPKARHILATQIDKEYHNFKRMPLSEVVSDAQFERFNGKVSGYVLDQLKLSKRAHQPLNRLVPGLFERLDIDGIDKITDLILSILANRLSSIMKRVNIRGLIEEQINRFELDYIEKLIFEIANKELKLIMLLGFILGGLIGIFQGVIAIFV; from the coding sequence ATGCAGGCATTACTAGTAATTTTATCGATGATGTTCATTGGTGCCGTTATCGGTGGTGTAACCAATATGATTGCTGTTAAGATGCTATTTCATCCATTTAAACCATATTATCTTTTTGGTAAGCGTGTGCCATTTACGCCGGGATTAATCCCGAAACGACGTGGTGAAATTGCGGTAAAGATTGGTCAGGTGGTTGAAGATCACTTATTAACAGAATCATTAATCCGTGAAAAGCTGGATGCACCAGAAATGAGACAGACAATTAAACAAACTGTTACAAATCAAGTAGAGCGTCTAAAACAAGATGATATGACGATTCAAACTTTAGCTGAACACTTTGATATTGAGGTTGTGAATACAAGTAACCAATGGATTGACAAGTTTGTAACTGAGCAACTACGTTCAAAATACGAAATGCATAACCAACATGCACTTGAAGAAATCGTTCCGACTGAAGTTGTGTCTGTTCTTGATAAAAAAGTATCAGAACTTGATGGCATGTTATTAGATAAGGCGCGAAATTATTTACAATCAGACAAAGGATACAATGATATTTGTGAAATGCTAGATACTTTCTTTATTGAAAAAGGAAAGATTATTTCAATGTTGCAAATGTTTATGACAAAAGAAGCGATTGCGGATCGTATTCAGACTGAATTAATTCGTTTGACGAACCATCCTAAGGCACGTCATATACTCGCTACACAAATAGACAAAGAATATCATAACTTTAAGCGTATGCCTTTGTCTGAAGTTGTTTCAGATGCTCAATTTGAACGTTTTAATGGTAAGGTGTCTGGTTATGTTCTAGATCAACTTAAATTATCAAAACGTGCACATCAACCTTTAAATCGACTTGTACCAGGCTTGTTTGAGCGTTTGGACATCGATGGTATTGATAAAATCACTGATCTTATCTTGAGCATACTTGCAAACCGATTATCATCTATTATGAAACGTGTGAATATTCGAGGATTAATTGAAGAGCAAATCAATCGTTTTGAATTGGATTATATTGAAAAATTGATATTTGAAATTGCGAATAAAGAGCTAAAATTAATCATGTTGCTCGGTTTTATTTTAGGTGGATTAATTGGAATCTTCCAAGGGGTTATTGCAATCTTTGTATAA
- a CDS encoding helix-turn-helix transcriptional regulator, whose amino-acid sequence MDRQSFTDLIQAKFKMVRIEAGYTQDTMAQTIGLSKKTLVQIEKERVLPNWTTCVSICALFRDSEVLNSTFGCDPLEIVQTISRNQAAYPKYSTVSDIYWETISTRGGYILQANKVSELYRVLDSDKQPIFGTAKQREAETYFQRYAKDDLIRA is encoded by the coding sequence ATGGATAGACAAAGTTTTACGGATTTAATTCAAGCAAAATTTAAAATGGTGCGTATCGAAGCGGGGTACACACAAGATACAATGGCACAAACAATTGGGCTTTCTAAAAAGACATTAGTTCAAATTGAAAAAGAACGCGTATTGCCAAACTGGACAACATGTGTTTCAATCTGTGCCTTATTCAGAGATTCAGAAGTTTTGAATAGTACGTTTGGTTGTGACCCTCTAGAAATTGTTCAAACAATCTCTCGTAATCAAGCAGCATACCCAAAATATTCAACAGTAAGTGATATTTATTGGGAAACAATCTCAACACGTGGTGGCTACATTTTACAAGCAAATAAAGTAAGTGAATTATACCGTGTGCTAGATTCAGACAAACAACCGATTTTCGGTACAGCAAAACAAAGAGAAGCAGAAACATATTTTCAACGTTATGCTAAAGATGATTTAATCCGTGCATAA
- a CDS encoding dicarboxylate/amino acid:cation symporter: MKFKGLTVKIIIALVLGITIGSIFNFYEGAKFVTFLDQYVFNLIGQVFLNLIFMLVVPVVFVSIVLGVIGVGDPKLLGGIGLKTLVFFLSTTALAIILAMCLAIIVKPGAGHSELLKSEEVTAYQKELTAQKNAEDSPFNQTFDQTVINFFPKNAVQAMTEGNMLQIITFAIFIGIGIMMVGEKAKVVHKFFDQLNEVLMYIISMVMSVFAPIGTFGLVAHAFTGAGFGAIQQLGLYFIVVLAALFIHFFVVYGGAVKFLAKRSPIEFFKGFLPAITVGFGGSSSNAALPVSMECTKRMGVKPEIASFVQPLGATINMDGTAIMQGVATIFIAQLMGADLTIGQLVTVVVIAVIASVGTAGVPGVGLIMLAMVLTAVDLNPAAIGIILGIDRLLDMTRTAVNITGDAACALILSEHEGRKLKGHMHAE, from the coding sequence AACTTAATTGGTCAAGTCTTTTTGAATCTGATCTTTATGCTAGTGGTACCTGTTGTTTTTGTATCTATTGTATTAGGTGTTATTGGTGTTGGTGATCCAAAGTTATTAGGCGGAATTGGGCTTAAGACCTTAGTTTTCTTCCTATCAACAACTGCATTGGCAATCATTTTAGCGATGTGTCTTGCAATTATTGTCAAACCGGGTGCAGGACATTCAGAATTATTGAAGAGTGAAGAAGTTACAGCGTATCAAAAAGAATTGACTGCGCAAAAAAATGCAGAAGATTCACCGTTTAACCAAACATTTGATCAAACTGTTATTAATTTCTTCCCTAAAAATGCTGTTCAAGCTATGACAGAAGGGAATATGCTTCAAATTATCACATTTGCCATCTTTATCGGTATTGGTATTATGATGGTTGGTGAGAAAGCAAAAGTTGTACATAAATTTTTTGACCAACTCAACGAAGTGCTCATGTATATTATTTCAATGGTGATGAGCGTTTTCGCACCAATTGGAACATTTGGTTTAGTGGCACATGCGTTTACAGGCGCTGGTTTTGGAGCAATTCAACAATTAGGCTTATACTTCATTGTGGTTCTCGCAGCATTATTTATACACTTCTTTGTCGTTTATGGTGGTGCTGTGAAATTCCTTGCTAAAAGAAGTCCTATTGAATTTTTCAAAGGATTCTTACCAGCCATTACGGTTGGATTTGGGGGCTCTAGTTCTAATGCAGCCTTACCTGTTTCAATGGAATGTACGAAGAGAATGGGTGTAAAACCCGAAATCGCATCATTCGTTCAACCGTTGGGTGCAACTATCAACATGGATGGTACAGCCATCATGCAAGGGGTTGCTACAATCTTTATCGCGCAGTTAATGGGTGCTGACTTAACAATTGGCCAATTAGTAACTGTCGTTGTCATTGCAGTTATCGCATCAGTTGGTACAGCAGGGGTGCCAGGTGTTGGTCTTATCATGTTAGCCATGGTATTGACTGCCGTTGACTTAAATCCTGCTGCAATTGGTATTATTTTAGGTATCGACCGTCTTCTAGATATGACACGTACGGCTGTTAACATTACAGGTGATGCAGCATGTGCGTTAATCCTATCAGAACATGAAGGACGTAAACTTAAAGGACATATGCACGCTGAGTAA